The Bosea vestrisii genome segment ACCAGCACGGGCCTGCGGGATTGTCGTCCCGCAGGCTCCCGTCGCGGCGAGTCATCCGCGCGGATGCTCGAAAACGTGGAGCTGATCACCCATCCACGGAGCGATGGCATGCAGGCTGGGGGCAATCTTATCCCGAAGCAAGACCTGAAGGACATGGGCTACCTCGTGCGGTATCGTGCCGAGTTCGGACTTCCTGGAATAAAGATCGATGCGCCGCCGCACCTTGATGCCCGGCAGCGGCAGCAGTCGAACCCCCGTCATCCGCTCCTTGGTCTGCAAGGCCATCAGCGGGGTGGTGATCGACCATCCCAGACCCGCCGACACCATTGTCGCGATCGTATCGGCCGTATCGCTCTCGAACTCCCGCGGGAACTCCAGCCTCAATTGCCGGATCACCTGTTCGACCTGGCGGCCGGCACTCGTGCGATGGGTATGCCGAATGAAATTGCGACCTTTGAGATCCGCCAAAGACCGGACCTCGATATCCCACTCGGCAGGCAGCGCCAGGGCGTAAGGCTCGATCAGGAGCGGAATCGTGATGGCTGCATCGACTTCCCTGAGAAGATCGATGCCAATGAGGATGTCGATTTCACGGGCTTGGAACTGTTCCTCGCTGATGCCCCGCATGTTTGCAAACAGCGAGCATCGTTTGACGCTCTTGCCCAGTTCTCGGACGAAATCTGGCCCGAGCGTCGTGGTCAGCGAGGCGACCATCGAGATTCGCAATGTCGGGATCACATGGTGAGCCGTCGATTTGACGGCTGTCTCGAGCTCACGAGCCTGCTCCAGCAAGTCATGGGCTTTTTCCATGAGCAGTCGACCGGCTGTCGTGGCCTGCACGGGCCGTATGTCGCGGTCGAGCAGGGCGACGCCCATGGCCTTCTCGAGATTGGCCACGACCTGCGACACCGCCGATTGCGTCAACCCGACCTGGCGCGCGCCTTTCGTCAGGTTGCCGGCGGCGACGACCGTTCGAAAGATCTCCAATTGCCAAAGATCGAATCCCAACTTCTGCGACGTCGTCATCGGTCTCGATCTGAACGGT includes the following:
- a CDS encoding LysR family transcriptional regulator translates to MTTSQKLGFDLWQLEIFRTVVAAGNLTKGARQVGLTQSAVSQVVANLEKAMGVALLDRDIRPVQATTAGRLLMEKAHDLLEQARELETAVKSTAHHVIPTLRISMVASLTTTLGPDFVRELGKSVKRCSLFANMRGISEEQFQAREIDILIGIDLLREVDAAITIPLLIEPYALALPAEWDIEVRSLADLKGRNFIRHTHRTSAGRQVEQVIRQLRLEFPREFESDTADTIATMVSAGLGWSITTPLMALQTKERMTGVRLLPLPGIKVRRRIDLYSRKSELGTIPHEVAHVLQVLLRDKIAPSLHAIAPWMGDQLHVFEHPRG